In one Corallococcus sp. EGB genomic region, the following are encoded:
- a CDS encoding FAD-dependent monooxygenase — protein MVHDVIIAGAGPVGLFLACELRLAKRSVLVLEQLEDPHSPLKRFPFGRRGLWGPSIEAFHRRGLLEQIASQRPTGGDPGQPRPGAVASGAQRSGPGGHFAGIPFDYSNIDASRWTYHLPGPADTQLGVEMEHIERVLAAHALSLGVELQRGQGVEGFEASNDDVTVRAGEQRFRARWLVGCDGGRSTIRKQGGFEFVGTGPELTGYSVQVELADPEKLRIGRVSTPTGTYTQMQRGAIAMVDFDGGAFHRTQPITLEHVQAVLRRVSGTDVTVTALHVATTWTDRSQQATTYRKGRVLLAGDAAHIHSPLGGQGLNLGLGDAMNLGWKLAATLRGDAPDGLLDSYTAERHPIGARILDWTRAQVALMHPTPRSRALAAILRDLLETRDGATYFAERLWGVSLRYDLGGEHPLVGRSCPDFEFEDGTRLGTLLRAGNGVLLDFDRQPSLQALEGHWGDQVRYVASDARNRLGLSAVLVRPDGFVAWASDTAPDPEDITRAAARWFTSREPQAIPR, from the coding sequence TTGGTCCATGACGTGATCATCGCAGGGGCTGGCCCGGTGGGCCTGTTCCTGGCCTGCGAGCTGCGGCTCGCGAAGCGCTCCGTGCTGGTGCTCGAACAACTGGAGGATCCGCACTCCCCCCTGAAGCGGTTCCCGTTTGGAAGGCGGGGGCTCTGGGGCCCCAGCATCGAAGCCTTCCACCGGCGCGGGCTGCTGGAACAGATTGCGTCGCAACGTCCTACCGGGGGTGACCCTGGCCAACCGAGACCTGGAGCCGTCGCGTCCGGCGCACAGCGGAGCGGCCCGGGCGGCCACTTCGCGGGCATCCCATTCGACTACAGCAATATCGATGCGTCGCGGTGGACGTACCATCTCCCGGGCCCGGCCGACACCCAACTGGGGGTCGAAATGGAGCACATCGAGCGCGTCCTCGCCGCTCACGCACTCTCCCTCGGAGTGGAGCTCCAGCGCGGCCAGGGTGTCGAAGGCTTCGAGGCATCAAACGATGACGTCACCGTCAGGGCCGGCGAGCAGCGCTTTCGCGCGCGTTGGCTCGTGGGGTGCGACGGCGGCCGCAGCACCATCCGCAAGCAAGGGGGCTTCGAGTTCGTCGGGACCGGGCCTGAGCTCACGGGCTATTCGGTCCAGGTCGAGCTCGCCGATCCGGAGAAGCTCCGGATCGGTCGTGTCTCCACGCCGACCGGGACGTACACCCAGATGCAGCGCGGGGCGATCGCGATGGTCGACTTCGACGGCGGCGCGTTCCATCGCACCCAGCCCATCACCCTCGAGCACGTGCAAGCGGTCCTCCGGCGCGTGTCCGGCACCGACGTGACCGTCACGGCGTTGCACGTCGCCACCACCTGGACCGACCGCTCACAGCAGGCCACGACCTACCGCAAGGGCCGGGTGCTGCTGGCGGGCGACGCCGCGCACATCCATTCACCGCTTGGCGGACAGGGGCTGAACCTCGGATTGGGGGACGCCATGAACCTCGGGTGGAAGCTCGCCGCGACCCTCCGAGGCGATGCCCCGGATGGCTTGCTCGACAGCTACACCGCCGAGCGGCATCCGATTGGCGCGCGCATCCTCGATTGGACGCGGGCCCAGGTCGCGCTGATGCACCCCACCCCCCGTTCCCGCGCGCTCGCAGCCATCCTCCGCGACCTGCTCGAGACGCGCGACGGTGCGACCTACTTCGCTGAACGCCTCTGGGGTGTATCGCTGCGCTACGACCTCGGCGGTGAGCACCCGTTGGTGGGCCGCAGCTGCCCGGACTTCGAATTCGAGGACGGAACGAGGCTCGGCACATTGCTCCGGGCTGGAAACGGCGTGCTGTTGGACTTCGACCGCCAGCCGTCGCTCCAGGCGCTGGAGGGCCACTGGGGCGACCAGGTCCGGTACGTGGCCAGCGACGCCAGGAATCGCCTTGGACTGAGCGCGGTGCTCGTGCGGCCGGATGGATTCGTTGCCTGGGCGAGCGATACGGCTCCCGATCCCGAAGACATCACACGCGCCGCGGCGAGGTGGTTCACGAGCCGCGAGCCGCAGGCCATCCCTCGCTGA
- a CDS encoding DUF2092 domain-containing protein, whose protein sequence is MTDTGRSARWRRRRCGPLLALLLGTAPLLGGAQQEQASAERTGSDAQAQIDPQAQRILRQMSDFLGAQREFSVRTEGSLDELLDSGQKVQLQRAGDVRVQRPNRLRVDRAGDLARLHLFYDGQRLTLYGERSNAYATTPALSTLDATLDMASQRLGVDAPGSDLLVSNPYAALTEDVCSGRYLGQSKVDGVPVHHLAFRNRDGVDWELWVEDGPRPLPRKYVITSRDLPGAPQYSVRLSNWNLSPQFTPELFQFTPPRDAVRVSFLAPDSQDGAQQGGAK, encoded by the coding sequence ATGACAGACACAGGTCGCAGCGCAAGGTGGAGGAGGAGGAGGTGCGGGCCGCTGCTCGCCCTGCTCCTTGGAACGGCCCCCCTGCTCGGAGGCGCGCAGCAGGAACAGGCCTCCGCCGAGCGCACCGGGTCCGATGCTCAAGCCCAGATCGACCCCCAGGCCCAGCGCATCCTGCGCCAGATGAGCGACTTCCTGGGGGCGCAGCGTGAGTTCTCCGTCCGCACCGAGGGGTCGCTCGATGAACTGCTCGACTCGGGGCAGAAGGTCCAACTGCAGCGCGCGGGCGACGTGCGCGTGCAGCGCCCCAATCGGCTGCGCGTGGATCGCGCCGGAGACCTGGCCCGGCTCCATCTCTTCTACGACGGCCAGCGGCTCACCCTCTACGGCGAGCGCTCCAACGCCTATGCGACGACGCCGGCCCTCTCCACCCTGGATGCCACGCTGGACATGGCCTCACAGCGGCTTGGCGTGGATGCGCCGGGTTCGGACCTCCTCGTCAGCAATCCCTACGCGGCCCTCACCGAGGACGTCTGCTCTGGGCGCTACCTTGGCCAATCCAAGGTGGACGGTGTGCCCGTGCACCATCTGGCGTTCCGCAACCGCGACGGAGTGGACTGGGAGTTGTGGGTCGAAGATGGCCCTCGGCCCCTGCCGCGCAAGTACGTCATCACCTCCCGGGACCTGCCAGGAGCGCCGCAGTACTCGGTGCGCCTGTCCAACTGGAACCTGTCGCCCCAGTTCACCCCGGAGCTGTTCCAGTTCACTCCCCCCCGCGATGCGGTGCGCGTGTCGTTCCTCGCACCGGACTCGCAGGATGGAGCGCAGCAAGGAGGTGCGAAATGA